The following proteins come from a genomic window of Patescibacteria group bacterium:
- a CDS encoding WecB/TagA/CpsF family glycosyltransferase: protein MSENKIDIGGIGLSNLNWHQVLEEIEKYLLEDQRLKTNDHLKSFRPLVIFTPNPEIIVYAQKDKQFKEIVNSAQITVADGWGVIWASRLEGKKLPERITGTDLAKKLIELAAEKGLPIGLIGGSPLLALQAIDCLKREYPQLKAWGEEGPRMERVGNQWAMESGYNLDLLTEKINKTETQIILVGMGAPKQEIFINQLIHRRSFFIHRPLVFLSVGGAFDYFAGKLPRAPKWGQKIGLEWLFRLIFQPWRIKRQLALLKFIFLVCKAKLS, encoded by the coding sequence ATGAGTGAAAATAAGATTGATATCGGTGGGATTGGTCTTTCTAATCTTAATTGGCATCAGGTCCTAGAGGAAATTGAAAAATACCTTTTAGAAGACCAAAGACTAAAGACGAATGACCACTTAAAAAGTTTTCGACCCTTAGTTATTTTTACGCCCAATCCGGAAATTATTGTTTACGCCCAAAAGGACAAACAGTTTAAAGAGATTGTCAATTCAGCCCAAATAACGGTGGCCGATGGTTGGGGGGTTATTTGGGCAAGTCGTCTCGAAGGTAAAAAGCTTCCCGAAAGAATTACCGGAACGGATTTGGCCAAAAAACTGATAGAACTGGCCGCGGAAAAGGGCTTACCTATCGGACTTATTGGCGGATCGCCTCTTTTGGCACTCCAGGCGATAGATTGCTTGAAAAGAGAATATCCTCAACTTAAAGCCTGGGGGGAAGAAGGGCCAAGGATGGAAAGAGTCGGCAATCAATGGGCAATGGAAAGCGGTTATAATTTAGACCTCTTAACAGAGAAGATTAATAAAACGGAGACGCAGATTATTTTGGTAGGTATGGGTGCCCCAAAACAAGAGATTTTTATCAATCAACTTATTCATCGACGATCATTTTTTATTCATCGGCCCCTCGTTTTTCTTTCTGTCGGTGGAGCTTTTGATTATTTTGCCGGGAAGTTGCCGCGGGCGCCAAAATGGGGGCAAAAGATAGGGCTAGAATGGTTATTTCGTTTAATCTTTCAACCCTGGAGAATTAAAAGGCAGCTTGCCTTGCTTAAGTTTATCTTTTTGGTTTGCAAAGCGAAACTGAGTTAG
- a CDS encoding rod shape-determining protein yields MFFKRLGIDLGTANSLVWLAGQGVVLNEPTVVAVAMPDNRVVAVGNEAKEMLGRTPGYITASRPMRDGVIADYVVTEAMLRYFLDKVCGHHQLFKPEVMISVPTGCTQVEHRAVEDATLAAGARNVYIIFEPLAAAIGAKIPIAQPSGNMIVDIGGGSTETAVISLGGVVVHRSARVAGNKIDESISNYIKKHYNLIIGERMSEEIKIQIGSAVPLDQELKMEVRGRDAFSGLPRMIEVNSSEVTAAIQLPLVSMIACIKGVLEETPPELASDIIDKGMVLAGGTSLLRHLDRFITESTGVPAHVAEDPLLCVVRGTGVAIENLELYKRSIVKR; encoded by the coding sequence ATGTTTTTTAAACGCCTCGGTATTGATTTGGGCACCGCCAATTCTTTAGTTTGGTTAGCCGGGCAGGGGGTTGTTTTAAATGAACCAACCGTCGTGGCGGTCGCCATGCCTGACAATCGCGTTGTCGCCGTTGGCAACGAAGCCAAAGAAATGCTTGGTCGGACGCCCGGCTATATTACCGCTTCAAGACCGATGCGTGATGGGGTGATTGCTGATTATGTTGTGACCGAGGCCATGCTGCGTTATTTTCTTGATAAGGTTTGCGGTCATCACCAGCTTTTCAAACCCGAAGTCATGATTTCCGTGCCGACCGGCTGTACGCAAGTTGAACATCGGGCGGTTGAAGACGCGACCTTAGCGGCCGGAGCCAGAAATGTTTATATTATTTTTGAACCCCTAGCGGCGGCTATTGGCGCCAAAATCCCCATTGCTCAACCTTCGGGAAACATGATTGTTGATATTGGCGGCGGCTCGACGGAAACAGCCGTCATTTCGCTGGGCGGGGTCGTTGTTCACAGATCAGCCCGAGTTGCCGGCAATAAAATCGACGAATCAATATCAAACTATATAAAAAAGCATTATAATTTAATCATTGGTGAACGGATGAGTGAAGAGATCAAAATTCAAATCGGGTCGGCCGTCCCTTTGGACCAGGAGTTGAAAATGGAAGTTCGCGGACGTGACGCTTTTTCCGGTTTGCCGCGAATGATTGAAGTTAATTCAAGCGAGGTTACGGCGGCTATTCAACTCCCCTTGGTGTCAATGATTGCCTGTATCAAGGGTGTTTTAGAAGAAACGCCCCCAGAACTGGCTTCGGATATTATTGACAAAGGCATGGTTTTAGCCGGCGGAACTTCGCTTTTACGTCATCTGGACCGTTTTATTACGGAATCGACCGGTGTTCCGGCTCACGTGGCTGAAGATCCTTTGCTTTGTGTGGTTCGGGGAACGGGCGTCGCGATTGAAAATCTTGAACTTTACAAACGGTCAATCGTTAAAAGATAA